A stretch of Gasterosteus aculeatus chromosome 4, fGasAcu3.hap1.1, whole genome shotgun sequence DNA encodes these proteins:
- the slitrk4 gene encoding SLIT and NTRK-like protein 4 translates to MLPRLQREPHSLPTQLWVTKWFSWGGFLTGEMLLVLVLAAFSSSISGSLASSLSSPYASDGPQMADPSASDLMAETCSACSCMSVENVLYVNCEKVTVYRPTQLFPPPSSLYHLNFQNNFLIILYPNSFLNFTHAVSLQLGNNKLQNIEGGAFMGMSALKQLHLNNNELKVLRADTFQGIENLEYLQADYNLIKYIEKGAFNKLHRLKVLILNDNLIQALPDNIFRFASLTHLDIRGNRIQKLPYLGVLEHIGRIVELQLDDNPWNCTCDLAPLKAWLENMPYNIFIGEAICETPSDLYGRLLKETNKQELCPMGTGSDFDVRMPPPDNGQSPSKTSPTTVAPLATKAPKSTDSSKIYGNGIVAGLPPFGRNSQIVSFQTRTPPLLCPQPCSCKAHPSDFGISVSCQERNVKSLGDLLPKPPNAKKLHLSGNYIRDINPSDFQGFEGLDLLHLGSNQIVTVQKSVFSNLTNLRRLYLNGNQLEQLHPEMFLGLTNLQYLYLEYNAIKEILAGTFDSMPNLQLLYLNNNVLRSLPAYVFAGVSLARLNLKNNHFMTLPVSGVLDQLRSLTQIDLEGNPWECTCDLVALKLWLEKLSDGVAAKEVKCASPVQFSNIELRILKNEILCPKLVARQPFILTAATPVLTSMSPGGVGKAPPGGPVPLSIMILSILVVLILTVFVAFCLLIFVLRRNKKPVGRQEGLGNQECASMSLQLRRHNHKSGKKGSIPGDNLGGETFIPQTIEHIGKSHTCGMGRSSDMDAGFKFADSQRQKIILRNSADKDMDSLSTLERNKRLSTIDELEEFLPHREPSMFIQNFLDSKRDFNSIGMGGYEIRYPEKTLDKKMKKSSLIGGNHSKIVVEQRKSEYYELRAKLQGTPDYLQVLEEQTALSKM, encoded by the exons ATGCTGCCTCGTCTCCAGAGGGAGCCGCATTCTTTACCGACTCAGCTTTGG GTTACTAAATGGTTTTCTTGGGGAGGATTTCTAACCGGCGAGATGCTGCTCGTACTCGTGCTGGCAGCCTTTTCTTCGTCCATCTCCGgctccctcgcctcctccctctcctccccctacGCGTCGGACGGACCCCAGATGGCGGACCCGTCCGCCTCGGACTTGATGGCCGAGACCTGCAGCGCCTGCTCTTGCATGTCTGTGGAGAACGTGCTGTACGTCAACTGCGAGAAGGTCACCGTCTACCGGCCCACGCAACTCTTCCCGCCACCCTCCTCCCTATACCACCTGAACTTCCAGAACAACTTCTTGATTATACTCTACCCAAACTCGTTCCTTAACTTCACCCACGCTGTGTCACTGCAGCTAGGGAACAATAAACTGCAGAACATTGAGGGCGGAGCGTTCATGGGGATGAGTGCATTGAAACAGCTGCACCTGAACAACAACGAGTTAAAGGTGCTGCGAGCAGACACTTTCCAAGGTATAGAAAACTTGGAATACCTTCAGGCTGACTACAACTTAATCAAATACATTGAAAAGGGAGCGTTCAACAAACTGCACAGGCTTAAAGTGCTCATTCTGAACGATAATCTCATACAGGCACTTCCCGACAACATATTTCGCTTTGCGTCACTCACACACCTGGATATAAGAGGGAACAGGATCCAGAAGCTTCCGTATTTGGGGGTTCTGGAGCATATTGGGCGTATTGTAGAGCTGCAGCTGGATGACAATCCTTGGAACTGCACCTGTGATTTAGCACCTCTCAAGGCATGGCTTGAAAACATGCCCTATAACATTTTTATCGGCGAGGCCATATGTGAAACACCAAGTGACTTGTATGGGCGGCTTCTGAAAGAAACCAACAAACAGGAGCTTTGTCCAATGGGCACTGGAAGTGACTTTGATGTCAGGATGCCTCCACCCGATAATGGGCAGTCGCCCTCCAAAACTTCCCCAACCACTGTGGCTCCCCTGGCCACTAAAGCTCCAAAAAGCACTGATTCATCCAAGATTTACGGTAATGGTATTGTGGCCGGTTTACCCCCTTTTGGAAGAAATAGCCAGATTGTATCCTTTCAGACACGGACCCCTCCATTGTTGTGTCCACAGCCCTGCAGCTGTAAAGCCCACCCATCTGACTTTGGAATCAGCGTCAGCTGTCAGGAGAGGAATGTTAAAAGTTTAGGTGATCTCCTTCCCAAACCGCCAAATGCCAAGAAACTTCACCTGAGTGGAAATTACATCCGTGACATAAACCCGTCTGATTTCCAAGGGTTTGAGGGCTTAGATTTGTTACATCTGGGCAGTAATCAAATTGTCACAGTACAGAAAAGTGTGTTTTCGAACCTCACTAATCTGAGGAGACTGTATTTGAACGGAAACCAGCTTGAGCAGTTACACCCAGAGATGTTTTTGGGCCTCACAAACTTACAGTACCTATATCTGGAATACAATGCCATAAAAGAAATCTTAGCGGGTACATTTGACTCCATGCCGAACCTCCAACTCCTGTATCTCAATAACAACGTCCTGCGAAGTCTCCCTGCCTACGTGTTTGCAGGTGTCTCCTTAGCCAGACTGAATCTGAAAAACAACCACTTCATGACCCTACCAGTGAGCGGTGTCTTGGACCAGCTGCGATCGCTGACCCAGATAGACCTCGAAGGTAACCCATGGGAGTGTACCTGCGATCTTGTCGCTCTCAAACTCTGGCTGGAGAAGCTAAGCGATGGAGTGGCTGCCAAAGAGGTAAAATGTGCCTCACCCGTGCAGTTCTCAAACATTGAGCTGCGCATCTTGAAAAATGAAATCCTGTGTCCCAAACTTGTGGCGAGACAACCCTTTATTCTCACCGCCGCCACCCCGGTTTTGACTTCCATGTCGCCCGGCGGAGTTGGCAAAGCACCACCAGGGGGGCCTGTCCCTCTGTCCATCATGATCCTCAGCATCCTCGTGGTGCTTATCCTCACTGTGTTCGTGGCCTTCTGCCTTCTCATCTTTGTCCTGAGGCGGAATAAAAAACCTGTGGGCAGGCAGGAGGGGCTCGGGAATCAGGAGTGCGCCTCAATGTCGCTGCAGCTCCGCAGACACAATCACAAATCTGGTAAAAAGGGCTCCATCCCGGGAGACAACCTGGGAGGCGAAACGTTCATCCCGCAGACCATCGAGCACATTGGCAAGAGCCACACTTGTGGAATGGGACGCTCCTCGGATATGGACGCCGGGTTCAAGTTTGCGGACTCGCAGAGGCAGAAGATCATCCTACGGAACAGTGCAGACAAGGACATGGATTCGCTCTCCACCCTGGAGCGCAACAAACGCCTCAGCACCATTGATGAGCTGGAGGAGTTCCTTCCCCACCGGGAGCCCAGCATGTTTATCCAGAACTTCCTGGACAGCAAGAGAGACTTCAACAGTATAGGAATGGGCGGTTACGAGATCCGCTACCCCGAAAAAACGCTGGATAAAAAGATGAAGAAGTCGTCGCTGATAGGCGGTAACCACAGTAAGATCGTGGTGGAGCAGAGGAAAAGTGAGTATTATGAGCTCAGGGCCAAGCTCCAAGGAACGCCTGATTACCTGCAGGTGCTCGAGGAGCAGACTGCGCTGAGTAAAATGTAG